A stretch of the Denticeps clupeoides chromosome 6, fDenClu1.1, whole genome shotgun sequence genome encodes the following:
- the elnb gene encoding elastin b isoform X19, with amino-acid sequence MEKEKTAAVLLLHVFLLLILSQRSQQGGVYIPTGGAGTGLGTGVGPGVGPGGLGVGAGGLGTGTGPLGGLGTGLRPGVGPGAGGVGYGFGGLGGPGTGLSGGSLGPGGVVPGVGGGLGTGLQPGLVSPGGVQPGGVVHGGFGPGGVTPGGVGTAGLGPGGVGPGTVGTGGVVPGGVRPGGLLPGGVGAGTLLKPPKTGGVYGGQGLGPGGIGPGGVGPGGVGVGGIGPGGVGPGGVGLGGVGPGGIGPGGVGPRGVAPGGLGPGGVGPGGIGLGVKPGKTVLPQTGLPGSGVGTRTVGKTAGKTSKIPGVGVPGLYQGGIVPGQGFGGQGVLPGVVTGSGLTPQTGAGVLGQGGIGANGGRGGFSGQQLPGIFRGYPLISPKTGAAGSKSKPKASKAAKYGVGVGGLPGVGGIPGAGILPGPGGVPGIGGIPGVGAVPGVGGVPGMGGVPGVGGVPGVGGVPGVGGVPGGGGVPGLGGVPGIGGGSGVGGIAGGLLPGAGIGSLGAHGLPGSGLGVGALPGSGVIAGGLPGSALGAGALPGSGVGAIPGSGLGAGGLGGYAGAKARKYGGLGDTRSTGGLPGSGIGGVPGSALAAGGGVPGGGLVPGGVPGGGLLLGGVPGGGLVSGGVPGGGLVPGGVPGGGLVPGGVPGGGLVPGGVPGGGLVPGGVPGGGLVPGGVPGGYAGAKARKYGLLGGPGGTGLAGGLGALPGGGLGPGGTLPGQLPGQGLGPGGVPTGGLVPGGVPGGGLVPGGVPGGGLVPGGVPGGGLVPGGVPGGGLVPGGVPGGGLVPGGVPGGGLVPGGVPGGGLVPGGVPGGYAGAKARKYGLLGGPGGTGLAGGLGALPGGGLGPGGTLPGQLPGQGLGPGGVPTGGLVPGGVPGGGLVPGGVPGGYAGAKARKYGLLGGAGGTGLAGGLGALPGGGLGPGGTLSGQLPGQGLGPGGVPTGGLVPGGVPGGYAGAKARKYGLLGGPGGTGLAGGLGALPGGGLGPGGTLPGQLPGQGLGPGGMLPGGLPGQGLGPGGVPTGGLVPGGVPGGGLVPGGVPGGGLVPGGVPGGGLLPGGVPGGGLVPGGVPGGYAGAKARKYGLLGGPGGTGLAGGLGALPGGGLGPGGTLPGQLPGQGLGPGGMLPGGLPGQGLGPGGVPTGGLVPGGVPGGGLVPGGVPGGGLVPGGVPGGGLVPGGVPGGGIVPGVVPGGYAGAKARKYGLLGGPGGTGLAGGLGALPGGGLGLGGTLPGQLPGQGLGPGGVPTGGLVPGGVPGGGLVPGGVPGGGLVPGGVPGGGLVPGGVPGGGFVPGGVPGGGLVPGGVPGGGLVPGGVPGGGLVPGGVPGGYAGAKARKYGLLGGPGGTGLAGGLGALPGGGLGSGGTLPGQLPGLGLGPGGVPRGGLVPGALPGGGLVPGALPGGGLGAGGIPGSGFVPGGLPGSGLGAGGLPGSGFGPGGAAVGGIVPGGYAGAKARKYGLQGGPGGTGLAGGLGALPGGGLRPAGTIPGGLPGSGLGPGGVPTGGLLPGGVPGGGLGPGGGLVPGGVAGGGIAPGGYAGAKARKYGLLGGPGGTGLAGGLGALPGAGFRPAGTLPGGLPGGGLGPGGVPGGGLLPGGVPGGGLGSGGVPGGGLVPGGAAGGGIVPGGYAGAKARKYGLLGGPGGTGLAGGLGALPGGGLGPGGTLPGGLPGSSLGPGGVPTGGLVPGGVPGSGLVPGSLRPGAGLGPGGVPGGYTNSKARKYGLLGGPGGTGLAGGLGGVPGGGLGPGGLGTAGLGTSGLATAGVPGGGVGLGGIPGSGLGPGGYPAGSKALKYVRGGFGVPGSGLGGGVGTGPGGTGTVAGGLGMRDLPGGGLGPGGQGIPAFGYGTGAGGYGPGSKAAKYGFGGVPAGGPGGVASTGQAGSLPGGSGGPGSVAGGPGGVPVAVPGLGTAGVLGGGGTVPGIGTGVGGVTGVGAALVPGANVSTPTSTRRPVTGVADGDTTPSNATRRPGVVTGDGTGTGPVIEGSGGAIGGGPGDGAGVTGGAVDGSLDGDGLVRVIGTGIPLLASEKPGGTRVPVPEIGAGVVRPSGDALPGTTPLKPPGFGGRVIAGRGDTPGTLEESPGGGDGGPGGVGISPTGKPPKVYQGTGGAGTLGFGGVGGIGTAGPIGTGGGTGIRYPTGAGVGLGVGKPGKVYAGAGAAGSLGGLPGSLGVGIGGPLGTGTGALGTGTGAFGGPAGTGFGGQGYGPSARKPHKSYGGPTGTGSVGGTGHSGVGVGPGGIGTSGVGIGPGGIGVGPGGVGIGPGGIGVGPGGIGVHPGGVGPGGVGVGPGGVAIGPGGVGVGPGGIGVHPGGVGVSPGGTGVGPGGNAGLGYGPGAVKPPKGYAGIGVPGTGGAGGLGVGPGGAGVGPGGAGGVRPGEGVAGPGSGTGDFDFQGSGSQDMEQELQSLEKQVMVQVPWVVKATSKGFLVQDMEVTNPTQDMVELEPEPQHSHLNSLKLPNMQAFRVSLEQEATEVALHAKTSTVCGREGSKEPGRRTDLMNNVVLLDDGECIFYNSARTIPFMCQMYLLFFNFLAFVFFTL; translated from the exons atggagaaggagaagacaGCGGCTGTGTTGCTCCTGCATGTGTTTCTCCTCCTGATCCTCAGTCAGCGCTCACAGCAAGGAG GAGTGTACATACCTACTGGAGGAGCTGGAACTGGACTGGGAACTGGTGTGGGACCTGGGGTTGGTCCCGGAGGACTGGGAGTTGGTGCAGGAGGCCTTGGCACTGGAACTGGTCCATTAGGTGGACTAGGGACAGGTCTTAGGCCTGGTGTTGGacctggagcaggaggag TAGGCTATGGGTTTGGTGGCCTTGGAGGACCAGGGACAGGACTATCTGGTGGAAGTCTGGGACCTGGTGGTGTAGTACCTGGTGTAGGAG GGGGTCTAGGAACAGGACTTCAGCCAGGACTTGTCAGTCCTGGTGGTGTGCAACCCGGAGGTGTTGTTCATGGAGGCTTTGGACCTGGAGGTGTCACTCCTGGTGGAGTTGGTACTGCAGGATTGGGACCTGGTGGTGTTGGTCCAGGAACAGTTGGGACTGGTGGAGTTGTTCCTGGTGGAGTAAGACCTGGAGGCCTTCTTCCAGGGGGTGTTGGGGCAG GCACTCTTCTGAAGCCTCCTAAAACAG GTGGGGTATATGGTGGTCAGGGTCTGGGTCCAGGAGGAATCGGACCAGGTGGTGTTGGACCTGGAGGAGTTGGAGTTGGTGGTATCGGACCAGGAGGAGTTGGACCGGGTGGTGTTGGACTAGGAGGAGTGGGACCAGGTGGTATCGGACCAGGAGGAGTTGGACCACGTGGTGTTGCACCAGGAGGTCTTGGACCAGGTGGTGTTGGACCAGGAGGAATTGGATTAG GAGTGAAGCCTGGGAAAACAG TCCTTCCACAAACTGGTCTTCCAGGCAGTGGAGTTGGGACAAGAACAGTAGGAAAGACTGCTGGAAAAACTTCAAAAATTCCAG GTGTTGGTGTACCTGGCCTTTATCAAGGTGGAATTGTTCCTGGTCAAG GTTTTGGTGGGCAGGGTGTTTTGCCTGGTGTGGTCACAGGATCTGGGCTTACACCACAAACCg GAGCTGGGGTTCTTGGTCAGGGTGGCATTGGAGCCAATG GTGGTCGAGGAGGCTTTTCAGGACAACAGCTCCCAGGAATCTTCCGTGGATACCCTTTAATTTCACCTAAAACTGGAG CTGCTGGATCTAAATCGAAGCCTAAAGCCAGCAAAGCTGCTAAATATG GTGTGGGTGTAGGTGGTTTACCAGGAGTGGGTGGAATACCTGGAGCAGGAATTCTTCCTGGGCCTGGTGGGGTTCCTGGAATTGGTGGCATTCCTGGAGTGGGTGCAGTACCAGGAGTTGGTGGTGTACCTGGAATGGGCGGAGTCCCTGGAGTGGGTGGTGTCCCTGGAGTGGGTGGAGTCCCAGGAGTTGGTGGTGTCCCTGGAGGGGGTGGTGTCCCTGGACTGGGCGGAGTCCCTGGGATTGGTGGAGGGTCAGGTGTTGGTGGCATTGCAGGAG GCTTACTACCTGGTGCTGGCATAGGAAGTCTTGGAGCTCATGGACTTCCTGGTTCTGGTCTTGGTGTGGGAGCACTTCCTGGGTCTGGAGTCATAGCTGGAGGACTCCCTGGTTCTGCACTTGGTGCAGGAGCACTTCCAGGTTCTGGCGTTGGAGCTATTCCTGGTTCTGGACTTGGTGCAGGAGGACTTGGAG GTTATGCCGGAGCAAAAGCCCGAAAGTATG GTGGTCTTGGTGATACACGTAGCACTGGAGGACTACCTGGTAGTGGAATTGGCGGTGTACCTGGCAGTGCCCTTGCAGCAGGAG GTGGAGTACCAGGAGGTGGGCTAGTACCAGGTGGAGTGCCAGGAGGTGGACTTTTACTGGGTGGAGTGCCAGGAGGTGGACTTGTATCGGGTGGAGTGCCAGGAGGTGGACTTGTACCGGGTGGAGTGCCAGGAGGTGGGCTTGTACCTGGTGGAGTGCCAGGAGGTGGGCTTGTACCTGGTGGAGTGCCAGGAGGTGGACTTGTACCTGGTGGAGTGCCAGGAGGTGGACTTGTACCTGGTGGAGTGCCAGGAG GTTATGCTGGTGCCAAAGCTCGAAAATATG GACTTCTGGGGGGGCCTGGTGGAACTGGATTAGCTGGAGGCTTAGGAGCACTTCCTGGTGGTGGTCTTGGACCAGGAGGCACGTTACCTGGACAATTACCAGGACAAGGCCTTGGACCAGGTGGTGTACCAACAGGTGGACTTGTACCAGGTGGAGTACCAGGAGGTGGGCTTGTACCAGGTGGAGTGCCAGGAGGTGGACTTGTACCGGGTGGAGTGCCAGGAGGTGGACTTGTTCCGGGTGGAGTGCCAGGAGGTGGACTTGTACCGGGTGGAGTGCCAGGAGGTGGGCTTGTACCTGGTGGAGTGCCAGGAGGTGGGCTTGTACCTGGTGGAGTGCCAGGAGGTGGGCTTGTACCTGGTGGAGTGCCAGGAG GTTATGCTGGTGCCAAAGCTCGAAAATATG GTCTTCTGGGGGGGCCTGGTGGAACTGGATTAGCTGGAGGCTTAGGAGCACTTCCTGGTGGTGGTCTTGGACCAGGAGGCACATTACCTGGACAATTACCAGGACAAGGCCTTGGACCAGGTGGTGTACCAACAGGTGGACTTGTACCAGGTGGAGTACCAGGAGGTGGGCTTGTACCAGGTGGAGTGCCAGGAG GTTATGCTGGAGCCAAAGCTCGAAAATATG GTCTTCTGGGGGGGGCTGGTGGAACTGGATTAGCTGGAGGCTTAGGAGCACTTCCTGGTGGTGGTCTTGGACCAGGAGGCACATTATCTGGACAATTACCAGGACAAGGGCTTGGACCAGGAGGTGTACCAACAGGTGGACTTGTACCGGGTGGAGTGCCAGGAG GTTATGCTGGAGCCAAAGCTCGAAAATATG GTCTTCTGGGGGGACCTGGTGGAACTGGATTAGCTGGAGGTTTAGGAGCACTTCCTGGTGGTGGTCTTGGACCAGGAGGCACGTTACCTGGACAATTACCAGGACAAGGGCTTGGACCAGGAGGCATGTTACCTGGAGGATTACCAGGACAAGGGCTTGGACCAGGAGGTGTACCAACAGGTGGACTTGTACCAGGTGGAGTACCAGGAGGTGGGCTAGTACCTGGTGGAGTGCCAGGAGGTGGACTTGTACCAGGTGGAGTGCCAGGAGGTGGACTTTTACCAGGTGGAGTGCCAGGAGGTGGACTTGTACCAGGTGGAGTGCCAGGAG GTTATGCTGGAGCCAAAGCTCGAAAATATG GTCTTCTGGGGGGACCTGGTGGAACTGGATTAGCTGGAGGCTTAGGAGCACTTCCTGGTGGTGGTCTTGGACCAGGAGGCACATTACCTGGACAATTACCAGGACAAGGGCTTGGACCAGGAGGCATGTTACCTGGAGGATTACCAGGACAAGGGCTTGGACCAGGAGGTGTACCAACAGGTGGACTTGTACCAGGTGGAGTACCAGGAGGTGGGCTAGTACCTGGTGGAGTGCCAGGAGGTGGACTTGTACCAGGTGGAGTGCCAGGAGGTGGACTTGTACCGGGTGGAGTACCAGGAGGTGGAATTGTACCAGGTGTAGTGCCAGGAG GTTATGCTGGAGCCAAAGCTCGAAAATATG GTCTTCTGGGGGGACCTGGTGGAACTGGATTAGCTGGAGGCTTAGGAGCACTTCCTGGTGGTGGTCTTGGACTAGGAGGCACGTTACCTGGACAATTACCAGGACAAGGGCTTGGACCAGGTGGTGTACCAACAGGTGGACTTGTACCAGGTGGAGTACCAGGAGGTGGGCTTGTACCAGGTGGAGTGCCAGGAGGTGGACTTGTACCAGGTGGAGTACCAGGAGGTGGGCTAGTACCTGGTGGAGTGCCAGGAGGTGGATTTGTACCAGGTGGAGTGCCAGGAGGTGGGCTAGTACCTGGTGGAGTGCCAGGAGGTGGACTTGTACCAGGTGGAGTGCCAGGAGGTGGACTTGTACCAGGTGGAGTGCCAGGAG GTTATGCTGGAGCCAAAGCTCGAAAATATG GTCTTCTGGGGGGGCCTGGTGGAACTGGATTAGCTGGAGGTTTAGGAGCACTTCCTGGTGGTGGTCTTGGATCAGGAGGCACGTTACCTGGACAATTACCAGGACTAGGGCTTGGACCAGGAGGTGTACCAAGAGGTGGACTTGTACCAGGTGCACTACCAGGAGGTGGACTTGTACCAGGTGCACTACCAGGAg GTGGTCTTGGAGCAGGAGGCATCCCAGGAAGTGGATTTGTACCAGGTGGATTACCAGGATCTGGACTTGGAGCAGGTGGATTACCAGGATCTGGATTTGGACCTGGTGGAGCTGCAGTAGGTGGAATTGTACCCGGAG GTTATGCTGGTGCCAAAGCTCGGAAATACG GTCTCCAAGGAGGACCTGGTGGAACTGGATTAGCTGGAGGTTTAGGAGCACTTCCTGGTGGTGGCCTTCGACCAGCAGGCACTATACCTGGAGGATTACCAGGAAGTGGCCTTGGACCAGGAGGTGTACCAACAGGTGGACTTCTACCAGGTGGAGTGCCAGGAG GTGGTCTTGGACCAGGAGGTGGACTTGTACCAGGTGGAGTTGCAGGAGGTGGAATTGCACCAGGAG GTTATGCTGGTGCCAAAGCTCGGAAATACG GTCTTCTGGGTGGACCTGGTGGAACTGGATTAGCTGGAGGTTTAGGAGCACTTCCTGGTGCTGGTTTTAGACCAGCAGGCACTTTACCTGGAGGATTACCAGGAGGTGGACTTGGACCAGGAGGTGTACCAGGAGGTGGACTTCTACCAGGTGGAGTCCCAGGAG GTGGTCTTGGATCAGGAGGTGTCCCAGGAGGTGGACTTGTAccaggtggagctgcaggaggtGGAATTGTACCAGGAG GTTATGCTGGTGCCAAAGCTCGAAAATATG GTCTTCTGGGGGGGCCTGGTGGAACTGGATTAGCTGGTGGTTTAGGAGCACTTCCTGGTGGTGGTCTTGGACCAGGAGGCACTTTACCTGGAGGATTACCAGGAAGCAGCCTTGGACCAGGAGGTGTACCAACAGGTGGGCTTGTACCAGGTGGAGTAccaggaagtggacttgtaccAG GCAGTCTTAGACCAGGTGCTGGGCTTGGACCAGGTGGAGTTCCAGGAG GATACACTAATTCCAAAGCCCGGAAATATG GTCTACTAGGTGGGCCTGGGGGAACTGGATTAGCTGGAGGCTTGGGAGGGGTGCCTGGTGGTGGTCTTGGCCCGGGGGGTCTTGGAACGGCAGGACTTGGAACAAGTGGTCTTGCAACAGCAGGAGTACCAGGAGGAGGTGTTGGACTAGGTGGTATCCCTGGAAGTGGGCTTGGTCCAGGAG GATATCCAGCAGGATctaaagcattaaaatatg TGCGTGGCGGTTTTGGAGTTCCTGGTTCCGGATTAGGTGGGGGAGTTGGAACAGGGCCAGGTGGAACAGGGACTGTTGCTGGAGGACTTGGAATGAGAGACTTGCCTGGAGGTGGTTTAGGACCTGGAGGTCAAGGCATACCTGCATTTGGATATGGAACTGGTGCTGGAG GGTATGGTCCTGGCTCGAAAGCTGCTAAATATG GATTTGGTGGAGTACCTGCTGGAGGACCAGGGGGTGTTGCCAGTACTGGACAAGCTG GCAGTCTGCCTGGAGGTTCTGGCGGGCCAGGGTCCGTGGCTGGTGGCCCAGGTGGTGTACCAGTAGCAGTGCCAG GACTGGGCACAGCAGGGGTGCTTGGGggaggagggactgtccctggaataGGAACTGGAGTTGGAG GTGTGACAGGTGTAGGTGCAGCTCTAGTTCCAGGAGCAAATGTCAGCACCCCCACATCTACAAGAAGACCTGTAACAGGAGTGGCAGATGGAG ACACAACCCCTTCAAATGCAACTAGGAGACCTGGAGTTGTGACAGGCGACGGGACAGGAACCGGCCCTG TGATTGAGGGCTCTGGAGGCGCAATTGGGGGAGGTCCTGGGGATG GTGCTGGTGTGACTGGTGGTGCAGTTGATGGGAGCCTGGATGGTGATGGCTTGGTCAGAGTAATTGGAACAGGAATACCTCTCCTTGCTAGTGAAAAACCAG GCGGAACAAGAGTTCCAGTACCTGAGA TTGGAGCTGGAGTTGTACGTCCTAGTG gggATGCCTTGCCTGGAACAACACCACTGAAACCTCCAG GTTTTGGAGGAAGAGTGATAGCTGGAAGGGGTGATACCCCAGGCACTTTGGAAGAAAGCCCtggtggaggtgatggaggTCCAGGTGGAGTTGGCATTAGTCCTACAGGAAAACCTCCTAAag TCTATCAGGGTACTGGTGGAGCAGGAACTCTGGGCTTTGGAGGAGTAGGTGGCATAGGAACTGCAGGTCCTATTGGAACTGGTGGGGGTACAG GCATTAGGTATCCAACAGGAGCTGGTGTGGGTCTTGGTGTTGGAAAGCCAGGAAAAG TTTATGCAGGAGCTGGGGCTGCTGGTTCATTGGGTGGCCTACCTGGAAGCCTAGGGGTTGGTATAGGAGGTCCACTTGGTACAGGGACAGGTGCTTTAGGTACTGGAACAGGAGCATTTGGTGGACCTGCAGGGACTGGATTTGGGG GTCAGGGCTATGGTCCAAGTGCAAGAAAGCCGCATAAAA gcTACGGAGGACCAACTGGAACAGGAAGTGTTGGCGGCACTGGCCATAGTGGAGTTGGGGTAGGTCCTGGTGGGATTGGAACTAGTGGGGTGGGAATAGGACCTGGAGGAATCGGAGTAGGGCCTGGTGGAGTTGGAATTGGTCCTGGAGGAATCGGAGTAGGTCCTGGAGGAATTGGAGTACATCCTGGAGGAGTTGGTCCTGGAGGAGTTGGAGTTGGACCTGGTGGAGTTGCCATTGGACCTGGAGGAGTTGGAGTTGGTCCAGGAGGTATCGGAGTACATCCTGGTGGAGTTGGTGTCAGCCCTGGTGGAACTGGAGTAGGTCCTGGTGGAAATGCAG gtCTGGGATATGGCCCTGGTGCAGTGAAACCCCCCAAAG GCTATGCTGGTATAGGCGTTCCAGGGACAGGTGGAGCTGGTGGACTTGGAGTAGgtcctggaggagctggtgtaggtcctggaggagctgggggTGTGCGACCAGGTGAGGGTGTAGCAGGACCTGGAAGTGGAACTGGAG ATTTTGATTTTCAGGGCTCAGGTTCCCAGGATATGGAGCAGGAGCTACAAAGCCTGGAAAAACAG GTTATGGTGCAGGTGCCCTGGGTAGTCAAGGCTACCAGCAag GGGTTTCTGGTACAGGATATGGAAGTTACCAACCCTACCCAG GATATGGTGGAACTGGAGCCGGAACCCCAGCACTCTCACCTCAACAGT CTAAAGCTGCCAAATATGCAGGCCTTCAGGGTTTCCTTGGAGCAGGAGGCTACAGAG GTGGCGCTGCATGCCAAGACAAGTACTGTGTGCGGCAGAGAAGGAAGTAAAGAGCCCGGAAGAAGAACTGACCTCATGAACAACGTGGTGCTACTGGATGATGgagaatgtattttttacaacTCAGCCAGAACGATCCCATTCATGTGCCAAATGTATTTActgttttttaactttttagcttttgttttctttaccCTGTAA